The segment GTGAAtctgattaatttatttgaagcGCAGAATACAAGTgcgaagaagaagaaagaaagaaagaaaaaaaaaaaaaaaaaaaaaaaaaaacatgaagaatTATTAAGCAATCCACttgaattgcaaaaattttaattgaaatgttcgAAAACACTTCAGCGATCGTAAATAACCATGAAGAATCATTAtgcgaaaatatttaattgcaaaataataataataataataataataattcaaattcttgaaaACACTTCATTTCCagatatatttttagaacaaaacaaGTGCTcctcccccccctccccccccacacacaccgTATATTTTCGCGACTGATATCATTCCAGGAAAGAATCGCTCTGCCGACAATTAACAATGACCGAGAACATCTACCCCTGAAAAACCCCTCCTCGCCCTCAGGTACAGAAGACGAGTCAAAGGTGGGCGCCTCATTACGTCACGTGCCACGAGGGGGGGATCGCCGGCTGTCTCCACCCCTAAAGGATGCGAAGAGAAGAAAACCTGTCTTTTTTCAAGTATACGTAATGACCGTTAGCGGCCACATAAAGCTGCAGGACCAGGGCCAAAAGATCACTTTGAGCTGAGCTCTTTCCGTCGAAAGTGGGACAGGATTCCCCCGGTTGTGGAATTCGATACTTTCTATTTTGGGATCGGACAAATTTCTCTCTCGATTGGAAGCCCCCATATagctctatatattttatataatcagaTTTTGGAGAAAACCCGTTATTTCGTAGAATTAAATGGCCGACAGTAAAGACGTAGAGAAATAAAGAAAGTGGACAATCGAATCGTTGATGGATCCTTAATCGTATTTATCCGTCTTTGTAAAGTTCCGTCCAGCTTTTCTGTGCATAACTCATGTGCATCCAAGAAGGTATAATTTGTGTCTAAGACTAgaaatactaagaaaaaaattgaataaccagTATTCATCAATGGATCTATGACTGTCCAATTTAAAACTATGCAATAGCCTTCAAAATATCGATCAGAAATTTAACTGCTGTTATAAGTAAGGACATTTCATTGGTaacattattttgctttttcaattttCGCATGAAAGAAGCCAACAACTGACCGTTTATTTTTCCTCTTCTATCTGAGAAAAATAAGCATAGTTCCTCTATTAAGAAATTTGACTCCAGAACTGATTTTGCTGAGAAAATAAAGAAGACAGTACTTATCATTAAAAGAGATTATTTTGGACAAATATTTTGTCTTAGAAGAATGGAACCAGTTTTGGCACGAAAACTGTAAAAGACAACAGAAACATTCAACAAATCCTTCGTCTTCCAACAAATCTCGACATGGATGATCTAAACATCTCGATTCCAGGCTACAACAATGGATCCACGTGCTTCAACCTTCACAATCCATCGAATGAAACAACTCCGGAAGAAAGCGGCTTGTCTAACCAGTTAGAATCCGATCCTCCCACGCATAAACTCCTTCTCTCATTGGACCGCGTGGGCGTAGACAAAGAACCCATTGGTCCCCGACGTAGGGCGAGGAGGGGTTCCACACCACGTACGCCCCAGCAGCAAGCCCGATCGGTGGCCAGAAGAAACGCCAGAGAACGCAAACGCGTGTGTCTCGTCAACATGGGGTTCGCGAATCTTCGCGATCACATTCCGCCCCATCTCACTGTCCAGGCCGGACCTCCAAGTAAGTCGAGATCTGGTAATAACAGCGCTGCTTCGAACAAAAAATTGAGCAAAGTGGACACTCTAAGGTGTGCCATCGAGTATATCAAGCAACTTCGAGAAGCAATAGGGTTCGATGATAAGGACAGCACAGGGGCAGCTTCGATTGAAGGATTTTCTTCGTCACCCCCCGAATCATCATCTTCCCCCTCATATTGCACCACTCCCTCACCTGTAACTATTCTGATGGGAGATTCCAGGAGTCCTCCAATGTTCGAAGACGATGAGAACGACGATTTTTTCAATATTGTGGACTGGACGACATTATAGCGAGTGAGGAGTGTCAGCGATTCCTGACAAATTGTATATTTGTTAAgtaagtttatttctttatttctctctctctaaatttaaaagtattattatgaaCATAGTATAAGAGAAAggcaaaaaatagaatattttgtaacTGCAATATAAATGcatgcttaatattttattaataccataataaaatatatatgaaattgcccgttttgtattttaatattttaagattattgtgGCAATAAACCtggaaataacttaaatattgaaAGGACCATTAcgtttctgttttcattatgtGACATTCTATAAATTTGACTTTTTCATAGTTGTACGAAATAATGTATgcataaattagttaaatttttttattaaaactttacattAACGAACATCATATAATGTTTTCagatttattcataataaatgttaaaatttcgttgatggtgcaaaattttaaattaaggaatatgatgttttaaattaatttacttgctttttttaaaaaactatgagCATTGatgtaacttaaatttttttaaatatgttattttgttaaaaattttttattgtcattcaaaataattatctgcATTAATTTAAGTGTCTATATTGAAATGtatgtaattaaaagtaataatttgtattaaataagtaaaagtgaaaataaattcctcatcttttaaaataaattaatgattaaaacacTGACAAATTTGAGTGAAAAGTTTTAGTCATTTGAAAGTCTTTACTTATATACAAATAAGGTCACGCATATGGAATAATTTCGACCATTTtattgattaagaaaataaattgatcaacattattatttcaccataattttaattatttaatttcatattataatattaatttaattttaattgataatattaatttaattttaattaataatatatacctgcaatttaattaatcaaggttaatatctgttaaaaataaacataagaattgtaaagaaattattcagAACTTAATCATAATACATTTCGGTATCATAATGTTTTAATACAAATTGTGAGTTAtgcattggaaaataaaaattgactctttaatcatcattatattttataaggaGTTAAAAATCTGATCATGGTTTCAGTTACGAattttgtataagagaagaaCTCAGAAAAAATATCcctctgaaagaaaaaaaattaaattgaaattgtgtatcgttttcttctgatttttttcattttctgcatGTTAAGTTGTTTGTgtgcaatataaattttcatttttaacaaagcaaatttaaaattattgttcaaatcCGAATAGgctcttttcataattttatatattgatattatattccATAACGAAAATGATTatgtaaacaaaatgaaaaaagaaataataattatctgaaatgtgtcaatatttttgaagatactCATAGTAATAGACCTTATTTTTAATACCGAAAAAATTAGCAATATATCAGAAATTCTTTGATTGTAAACTTTTgctaactaaattttattttttaaactatttgttgcacaataaaatttcacatatcaTTCATATTGCatctttcaataattatatttagaagaaCTGAATATCAGAtacataaaattaagtaaatttaaaattacaaagagaTCTACTTTCTACTAATTTTTATATACCAGTAGtcagattttatttcttacattgtTTATATccgaatgtaaaaaaatatatataatttatttattttattgtacctTTGTATCTTAGCCTgaagttttttttgtttcttttttcaaaattttatttctaaaactttaataaaatgaacaaaaaaaagattttattaaaaataattttgttcatcaTATTATAAATACTGTTTATAGTATGTCAAAGcagacacaaaaataaaatgtttgttgatTTTAACCATTTATGATTGAAATCTCCCgtcacaaataatgaaaatacacaATTACATAATAAAAGCACTTTAAacgtgaaaaatattaaattgcacgtttataaatttaatttgttgattaaCTATCGTACTGATTTTCAGAATAGaatgtaatatttatagtaaacttacataaatattacattac is part of the Argiope bruennichi chromosome 10, qqArgBrue1.1, whole genome shotgun sequence genome and harbors:
- the LOC129989014 gene encoding achaete-scute homolog 1a-like, whose amino-acid sequence is MDDLNISIPGYNNGSTCFNLHNPSNETTPEESGLSNQLESDPPTHKLLLSLDRVGVDKEPIGPRRRARRGSTPRTPQQQARSVARRNARERKRVCLVNMGFANLRDHIPPHLTVQAGPPSKSRSGNNSAASNKKLSKVDTLRCAIEYIKQLREAIGFDDKDSTGAASIEGFSSSPPESSSSPSYCTTPSPVTILMGDSRSPPMFEDDENDDFFNIVDWTTL